The proteins below are encoded in one region of Bdellovibrio bacteriovorus:
- a CDS encoding DUF6580 family putative transport protein: protein MKTTQWMTLILMVLVAAFSRLIPHPWNFTAIGAMALFGGTYFPSKKLSMVIPLAALFVSDLVLGFHATMLYVYVGFLAVVLLGWTMREGKTFTRVGTMSLVTSAVFFLISNFGVWMMEGLYPKTAQGLVSCYVAGIPFFGNQILGDLFFTAVLFGGYEAIKKFAPDFAVKASA from the coding sequence ATGAAAACAACACAATGGATGACTTTGATTTTGATGGTTCTTGTTGCCGCTTTCAGCCGCTTGATTCCGCACCCTTGGAATTTCACGGCGATCGGTGCCATGGCTCTTTTTGGTGGGACTTACTTCCCGTCAAAAAAACTATCGATGGTGATTCCACTGGCGGCTTTGTTCGTAAGTGACCTGGTTTTGGGTTTCCACGCAACAATGCTTTATGTTTACGTAGGATTTTTAGCGGTTGTTTTATTGGGATGGACTATGCGCGAAGGGAAGACCTTCACTCGTGTTGGGACTATGTCTTTGGTCACAAGCGCGGTCTTTTTCCTGATCTCTAACTTCGGTGTTTGGATGATGGAAGGTCTATACCCAAAAACAGCTCAAGGCCTTGTTTCATGTTACGTTGCGGGCATTCCTTTCTTCGGAAATCAAATCCTTGGCGATCTGTTCTTTACGGCGGTTCTTTTCGGTGGTTATGAAGCTATCAAAAAATTCGCTCCTGATTTCGCAGTTAAAGCTTCTGCTTAG
- a CDS encoding tRNA-dihydrouridine synthase family protein has translation MAFDSHGFTKKQLGLHRPILDGKVNFPLCLAPMVGLTHVALREVIREYMPADAFTIWPTEMLNSRRIPNENLVTTPETMRAPHETGLVPQILGNEEVPIMESVKRLIEWGAEAIDINMGCPVQKALKHNYGVALMGDPSYAAEVVRMTVKNATVPVSVKLRAVGSTKEFDELLSFVSGLRNSGAAWVCLHPRTAAQKRRGSADWEQIKQLHKAVDFPVIGNGDIQTAEDAKAMLAETGCDMAMAGRGLAARPWMMWQLGEDLGFASPAGKEGMKAPRTSEEEGAEYGKCLLKLIHLSRQYFGDDLAMRKVRFFVRTTSVWLLFGNALVGVCAKARNVDEMIEGVQKFFEGPVEMSPRTELRQ, from the coding sequence ATGGCTTTTGACTCTCACGGATTCACTAAAAAACAATTGGGTTTGCATCGTCCTATCTTGGACGGCAAAGTGAACTTTCCACTGTGCTTGGCACCCATGGTGGGTCTTACGCACGTGGCTTTGCGTGAAGTGATTCGTGAGTACATGCCTGCGGATGCTTTTACGATCTGGCCGACAGAGATGTTAAACTCTCGCCGCATTCCCAATGAAAATCTTGTGACGACGCCAGAAACGATGCGTGCGCCTCACGAAACGGGGCTTGTTCCACAAATCTTAGGCAATGAAGAAGTTCCCATCATGGAGAGTGTGAAGCGCTTGATCGAGTGGGGAGCCGAAGCCATTGATATCAACATGGGTTGTCCCGTGCAAAAAGCGTTGAAGCACAACTATGGCGTCGCCTTAATGGGTGATCCATCTTATGCCGCAGAAGTCGTTCGCATGACCGTCAAAAATGCGACAGTTCCTGTTAGCGTAAAGTTGCGTGCCGTCGGGAGCACTAAAGAATTTGACGAGCTTCTTTCGTTCGTATCAGGGCTTCGTAATTCCGGAGCTGCGTGGGTGTGTTTACATCCTCGAACAGCGGCTCAAAAACGTCGTGGCTCTGCGGATTGGGAGCAAATCAAACAACTTCATAAAGCTGTCGACTTTCCTGTGATCGGTAATGGTGACATCCAAACTGCCGAGGACGCGAAAGCAATGCTTGCAGAAACGGGCTGCGATATGGCGATGGCAGGTCGAGGTTTGGCGGCACGCCCCTGGATGATGTGGCAGCTTGGTGAAGACTTGGGCTTTGCTTCTCCCGCAGGTAAAGAGGGCATGAAAGCTCCTCGCACTTCGGAAGAAGAAGGCGCTGAATACGGAAAATGTCTTTTAAAATTGATACATCTAAGCCGACAGTATTTTGGTGATGACTTAGCCATGCGCAAGGTGCGTTTCTTTGTTCGTACGACCAGCGTGTGGCTGTTATTCGGTAATGCGCTTGTCGGAGTGTGTGCGAAAGCTCGCAATGTCGACGAAATGATTGAGGGTGTGCAGAAGTTTTTCGAGGGCCCCGTTGAAATGAGCCCTCGCACAGAATTGCGCCAATAA
- a CDS encoding Ig-like domain-containing protein: protein MKALLFAFLTTLAVSSAHAEEINPVGGTEVIYMGLGSAPYNGTARGSLQLKNTGDQDITKIVWDIKGMGFSAQDNCPTVLKPGKSCQIFVTYWNTFAGPASGTLLVWTSDKNYRVNLSAYGQEPIRPPNPPVPPRFP from the coding sequence ATGAAGGCTTTGTTGTTCGCTTTTCTGACGACACTGGCGGTCTCATCTGCTCACGCAGAAGAAATCAATCCTGTGGGCGGAACGGAAGTGATTTACATGGGTTTGGGTTCTGCTCCTTACAACGGAACAGCTCGTGGCAGCTTGCAGCTTAAAAACACGGGCGATCAAGATATCACCAAAATCGTGTGGGACATTAAAGGCATGGGTTTTAGTGCCCAAGACAACTGTCCGACGGTTTTAAAACCAGGTAAATCTTGTCAGATTTTTGTAACTTACTGGAATACTTTCGCTGGCCCAGCAAGCGGCACATTGTTAGTGTGGACTTCAGATAAGAACTACCGTGTGAATCTTTCGGCTTACGGTCAGGAACCGATCAGACCACCGAACCCACCGGTACCACCACGCTTTCCTTAA
- a CDS encoding glutaredoxin domain-containing protein — protein MAKVVIYKKDPCPYCDRAINFLNGKGIDYDVVDLTGKQEEIDRIKNETGWRTVPIILIDGKLVGGYTDLKALDEEGKLDSMLGGK, from the coding sequence ATGGCTAAAGTAGTTATTTATAAAAAAGACCCTTGTCCCTATTGTGACCGCGCTATCAATTTTTTGAATGGCAAAGGCATCGATTACGATGTTGTGGATCTTACGGGCAAACAAGAAGAAATCGATCGCATCAAAAATGAAACAGGATGGAGAACAGTTCCTATCATTCTTATCGACGGCAAATTGGTCGGTGGTTACACAGATCTGAAAGCCTTGGATGAAGAAGGTAAACTTGATTCCATGCTGGGAGGAAAATAA
- a CDS encoding class I SAM-dependent methyltransferase, whose product MQCLLCQSPNSNAFKVVKKPERNYYHCEDCDFIFMNPAERLSLEEEKQRYDLHQNQESAGYLAFFDPLIKGVTDHFKAAGVESLELTSLDYGCGPTATLSKLLNAQGFETSDYDAFYFPDTESLKRTYHLITSTEVWEHLHNPKVEIERMLSLLKPGGILAIMTSAHKGEAAFHDWHYRRDLTHVGFFSERSMNWIAERFRLHVVKMKSPYFIFQKMF is encoded by the coding sequence ATGCAGTGCTTACTTTGTCAGTCACCAAACTCAAATGCTTTTAAAGTGGTAAAGAAGCCCGAACGCAATTATTACCACTGCGAAGACTGCGATTTTATTTTCATGAACCCCGCAGAGCGTCTGAGTCTTGAGGAAGAAAAGCAACGTTATGACCTTCATCAAAATCAAGAAAGTGCGGGCTACTTAGCGTTCTTTGACCCGCTCATCAAAGGTGTTACAGATCACTTCAAAGCCGCTGGTGTAGAGAGTTTGGAACTTACGAGTTTGGATTATGGCTGTGGTCCGACGGCGACATTGAGCAAGCTTCTAAACGCGCAAGGGTTTGAAACTTCCGATTATGACGCTTTTTATTTTCCAGACACCGAAAGTCTGAAGCGCACTTATCATCTAATTACAAGCACTGAAGTGTGGGAACATCTTCACAATCCCAAAGTGGAAATCGAGCGCATGTTAAGCCTCCTCAAACCCGGGGGGATATTGGCAATCATGACTTCCGCTCACAAAGGCGAAGCGGCCTTCCATGACTGGCATTATCGACGTGATCTTACTCATGTCGGATTCTTCTCAGAAAGAAGCATGAATTGGATCGCGGAGCGATTCCGTTTGCATGTTGTGAAGATGAAAAGTCCCTACTTCATTTTTCAAAAAATGTTCTGA
- a CDS encoding tRNA dihydrouridine synthase, with the protein MKLFLAPMEGVVDWVMRDTLTQIGGVDQCVTEFLRVTDRLHPESVFYKNCPELKTNSRTRWGTPVFVQLLGGHAEPLALNAQRAVKLGALGIDLNFGCPAKTVNRHDGGASLLKSCDRVHTIVDTVRKAVPAHVPVTAKIRLGFDDPTKCLEIAQAVEAANATWLTVHCRTKTDGYKPPAYWEWIPKIKEATKLKIIANGEIWNVADFKRCVEVTQCEDYMIGRGVMSNPFIFRQIKQSLSNEPVEEMNWQRAKPLLPQFFEASTLYINDYFAVSRTKQWLKALSLKNAEAKQVFDEIKILKKPVEFRANLERICAAN; encoded by the coding sequence ATGAAACTTTTTTTGGCTCCGATGGAAGGTGTCGTTGACTGGGTGATGCGCGACACTTTGACACAAATTGGTGGTGTGGATCAGTGTGTGACCGAATTTCTTCGTGTTACCGATCGCTTGCACCCTGAAAGTGTCTTTTATAAGAACTGTCCAGAGCTAAAAACCAACTCACGCACTCGCTGGGGTACACCCGTTTTTGTTCAACTTCTTGGCGGTCATGCCGAACCTTTGGCGCTCAATGCACAAAGAGCCGTCAAACTTGGCGCACTCGGAATTGATCTAAACTTTGGCTGCCCGGCAAAAACAGTGAACCGTCATGATGGGGGCGCCAGTCTTTTAAAGTCCTGTGATCGTGTTCACACGATCGTGGATACGGTTCGTAAGGCTGTACCCGCGCATGTGCCGGTGACAGCAAAAATCCGTCTAGGTTTTGATGATCCCACGAAATGTTTAGAAATCGCTCAAGCCGTCGAAGCAGCAAACGCCACATGGTTGACCGTGCATTGTCGTACCAAAACCGATGGTTATAAACCACCTGCTTATTGGGAGTGGATTCCGAAAATCAAAGAGGCGACGAAATTGAAAATCATCGCCAACGGTGAAATCTGGAATGTCGCCGACTTCAAACGCTGCGTGGAAGTCACACAATGTGAAGACTATATGATCGGTCGTGGCGTGATGAGCAATCCCTTTATCTTCCGTCAGATCAAACAGAGCCTTTCCAATGAACCGGTTGAAGAAATGAACTGGCAACGGGCAAAACCCCTTCTGCCTCAGTTCTTTGAAGCCAGCACGCTTTATATCAACGATTACTTTGCGGTTTCGCGCACAAAACAGTGGCTCAAAGCACTTTCCTTAAAGAATGCCGAAGCGAAACAAGTTTTTGATGAAATTAAAATCTTAAAAAAACCTGTCGAGTTCCGTGCAAATCTTGAGCGTATCTGCGCTGCCAACTAA
- a CDS encoding EVE domain-containing protein produces MKYWLMKSEPDVYSIDTLKKDGTTWWEGVRNYQARNFMSKEMSVGDLVLFYHSNAEPSGVAGIAKVSKAAAPDKTQFDKKSEYFDAKATKEKPNWFCVEVEFVAKFKNFISLSDLRDNEKLADMVVLQKGSRLSVQPVDKKHFDIVKKMGGI; encoded by the coding sequence ATGAAATACTGGTTGATGAAATCAGAACCTGACGTTTATTCCATTGATACTCTAAAAAAAGATGGAACCACATGGTGGGAAGGCGTCCGAAACTATCAAGCCCGCAACTTCATGTCGAAAGAGATGTCGGTCGGTGATCTTGTTTTATTCTATCACTCTAATGCCGAGCCGTCTGGAGTCGCGGGGATCGCGAAAGTATCCAAAGCGGCAGCCCCAGATAAAACTCAGTTTGATAAAAAATCTGAATACTTTGATGCCAAAGCCACAAAAGAAAAACCTAATTGGTTCTGCGTTGAAGTCGAATTCGTAGCGAAGTTTAAAAACTTCATCAGCCTTTCTGACTTGCGTGACAACGAAAAGCTGGCGGACATGGTGGTATTGCAAAAAGGCTCTCGTCTTTCGGTTCAGCCCGTCGATAAAAAGCACTTTGATATCGTCAAAAAAATGGGTGGCATTTAA
- a CDS encoding YchJ family protein, with the protein MKCPCGSEKTYSECCGPYHSGKALAPTAEALMRSRYSAFAKNQMEYLRDTTDPQTLDLIDEDANKEWAERAKFLKLEIVKAEEKGTKGTVEFKAFYTVDDEEYVHHEVSTFRKQAGEWFFKSGKIKSEKTK; encoded by the coding sequence ATGAAATGTCCTTGTGGTTCCGAGAAAACTTACAGTGAGTGTTGTGGTCCTTATCATTCTGGCAAAGCCTTAGCTCCAACAGCCGAAGCTTTGATGCGTTCACGCTATTCGGCGTTTGCGAAAAATCAAATGGAGTATCTGCGCGATACAACGGATCCCCAAACTTTGGATCTGATTGACGAAGACGCCAATAAAGAATGGGCAGAGCGTGCGAAATTCCTTAAATTAGAAATCGTAAAGGCTGAAGAAAAAGGGACCAAAGGCACCGTGGAGTTTAAAGCCTTCTACACTGTTGATGACGAAGAGTACGTTCATCACGAGGTCAGCACATTCCGCAAACAAGCGGGCGAATGGTTTTTTAAATCCGGAAAAATCAAATCGGAGAAAACAAAATGA
- a CDS encoding SDR family NAD(P)-dependent oxidoreductase, with the protein MEKKWAFITGATSGIGWATALALAGQRYSIFATGRRRDKLNELEAALKSAHPNIQVKSAQFDISDRDDVTQFMKAHYAEMAHIDVLVNNAGLAKGVDKMQDAKLEDWDTMIDTNVKGLLYVTRGIVEHMVRRNSGHIVNLGSVAGRWTYPGGGVYCATKFAVRALSEGLRMDLLGSKVRVTNIEPGMVHTEFSLVRLGDQSKADKVYEGMTPLSAQDIAETIAWCVARPAHVNIQELVIYPTDQAHVGQVARKN; encoded by the coding sequence ATGGAAAAGAAATGGGCGTTTATTACTGGGGCGACTTCGGGGATTGGCTGGGCGACGGCTTTGGCTTTGGCGGGACAAAGGTATTCTATTTTTGCGACGGGACGTCGTCGTGATAAACTCAATGAGTTAGAGGCGGCTTTAAAGTCGGCTCATCCGAATATCCAAGTGAAGTCCGCGCAGTTTGATATCAGTGATCGCGATGATGTGACTCAATTTATGAAAGCTCACTATGCGGAAATGGCTCATATTGATGTTCTGGTGAATAACGCCGGACTCGCTAAAGGCGTCGATAAGATGCAAGACGCGAAACTTGAAGACTGGGACACGATGATTGATACAAACGTGAAAGGTCTTCTTTACGTCACGCGCGGGATTGTCGAACACATGGTTCGCAGAAACTCTGGTCACATTGTAAATCTGGGTTCCGTGGCGGGTCGTTGGACTTATCCAGGCGGAGGCGTTTATTGCGCAACGAAATTTGCGGTGCGTGCCTTGAGCGAAGGTCTGCGCATGGATCTTCTGGGGAGCAAAGTGCGTGTGACCAATATTGAGCCGGGCATGGTCCACACGGAGTTTTCTTTGGTGCGTTTAGGCGATCAAAGCAAAGCTGATAAGGTCTACGAGGGAATGACGCCGCTTTCAGCGCAAGACATCGCTGAAACCATTGCTTGGTGTGTCGCTCGCCCGGCACACGTGAATATCCAAGAACTTGTTATTTATCCAACTGATCAAGCTCACGTAGGCCAAGTGGCAAGAAAGAACTAA
- the fumC gene encoding class II fumarate hydratase has protein sequence MRIEKDTMGEVQVPADKFWGAQTQRSTQNFRIGGDRFPREMIRALGILKKCAAQTNQKLNLLDAKKTDVIVKAADEVIAGKLDAHFPLVVWQTGSGTQTNMNANEVIANRAMDMMGVKLPSKEIHPNDDVNKGQSSNDTFPTAMHIAVAEQVHHRLLPMMEKLHKALEKKQNEFKDIVKIGRTHLMDATPLTLGQEFSGYVTQMKHSIQRVKNTLPHLHELALGGTAVGTGLNTHPQFAVEAAKAIAVETKIPFVSAENKFEALAAHDALVEVSGALNSVAVSLMKIANDIRLLGSGPRCGIGELHLPENEPGSSIMPGKVNPTQSEAMTMVCAQVMGNHVAVSIGGATGHFELNVFKPLIVFNVLNSVRLLADACESFTDHCVVGIEANTKQIQKHLEHSLMLVTALNPHIGYDNAAKIAKTAHKNGTTLREEAINLGLLSGEEFDKIVQPKEMVGAR, from the coding sequence ATGCGTATTGAAAAAGACACCATGGGTGAAGTGCAAGTCCCCGCCGATAAATTCTGGGGAGCACAAACGCAAAGATCCACTCAAAACTTCCGCATTGGCGGCGATCGTTTTCCTCGAGAAATGATTCGCGCGTTGGGGATCTTAAAAAAATGTGCCGCGCAAACAAATCAAAAACTAAATCTTTTAGACGCCAAGAAAACCGACGTCATTGTGAAAGCCGCAGATGAAGTCATTGCTGGAAAGCTGGATGCACATTTTCCTTTGGTTGTATGGCAGACGGGCTCGGGCACTCAGACAAATATGAATGCCAATGAAGTCATCGCCAATCGGGCGATGGATATGATGGGTGTTAAACTTCCTTCTAAAGAAATCCATCCCAACGATGACGTGAATAAAGGCCAGTCTTCAAATGACACCTTTCCAACGGCGATGCATATCGCTGTTGCCGAGCAGGTTCATCATCGGCTGCTTCCCATGATGGAAAAGCTGCATAAGGCTTTAGAGAAAAAACAAAACGAGTTTAAAGACATCGTGAAAATCGGGCGCACTCATTTGATGGATGCGACTCCGTTAACGCTAGGCCAAGAGTTCTCGGGCTATGTCACGCAGATGAAGCACTCGATCCAACGAGTGAAAAACACTCTTCCGCACTTGCATGAATTGGCTCTTGGAGGAACGGCGGTAGGAACGGGACTGAATACTCATCCCCAATTTGCCGTTGAAGCGGCCAAAGCGATCGCCGTTGAAACTAAAATCCCTTTTGTTTCCGCAGAGAACAAATTTGAAGCTTTGGCAGCGCACGACGCTTTGGTGGAAGTGAGCGGCGCTTTGAATTCTGTGGCCGTCTCATTGATGAAGATTGCGAACGACATCCGTCTTTTGGGTTCGGGTCCTCGTTGCGGAATCGGCGAGCTTCACTTGCCAGAAAATGAACCGGGAAGTTCGATCATGCCGGGGAAAGTGAACCCGACTCAGAGCGAAGCTATGACTATGGTCTGTGCTCAGGTGATGGGGAACCATGTGGCTGTCTCTATCGGAGGAGCTACCGGTCATTTCGAACTGAATGTCTTTAAGCCTTTGATCGTCTTTAACGTTTTAAATTCCGTACGTTTGCTTGCAGACGCCTGCGAGTCATTTACTGACCATTGTGTCGTGGGAATTGAAGCCAACACCAAACAGATTCAGAAGCATCTTGAGCATTCTTTAATGCTTGTAACCGCTCTGAATCCTCACATTGGCTACGACAATGCTGCCAAAATTGCCAAAACTGCCCACAAAAATGGCACTACGCTGCGCGAAGAAGCTATCAATCTTGGACTCCTTTCTGGCGAAGAATTTGATAAGATAGTACAACCTAAAGAGATGGTTGGGGCCCGGTAG
- a CDS encoding ATP-dependent helicase has translation MEWLKGLNPEQQKAVKHNYGPLLILAGAGSGKTTVLVSRTGRLVSERVAQAQEICVLTFTNKAARELKHRVGVKLGNTGKNLWAGTFHSFGLQILRRFHKHAALSPYFGIVDQSDCNAILKDLMKDIKNSGKDKFDVDKILTMINDKRTGLAPQTEAFDEYHEMVEVLTPKFAKRLEHLGVVDFEGLLIKPLQLFREHPDILEKVQGMFSQVMVDEFQDTNRLQMDLIHQIVKSHNNLTVVGDDDQSIYGWRGAEVKNILNFPQEFKNCEVIKLERNYRSSAEILAVANAAISKNKNRHGKILRAEIAQSTGVLPEMFLLEREEDECEFVVSEIQHFMRQGHSYKDFAVLYRSNTQGGLIESSLRRANVPYHISGGTSIFDRREIKDLMAYLKQSLAPNEVSLRRIINVPSRGIGDTTIEKLSEFALKKRINFVDACRFWREAEVQEKAGLAIDDLMKFIEDLPKNILDFNVGSSPGAKMVQIFADIGYREYVYGTAADPTSAEKKWMVVEILGRILDAYLGRRSYDVESIKSFIDSMLLRDDMSGEEEEPNKVQLMTLHASKGLEFPIVILAGIEEDLLPHKNLGSDIDEERRLFYVGVTRAKKRLVMSRCQQRKKNGVVRPSAPSRFLLEIPKELYTEFPLGARPVSGQEREDLVSSFLAKLDSKLTPPPKK, from the coding sequence ATGGAATGGCTTAAGGGGCTGAACCCCGAGCAGCAAAAGGCCGTAAAGCATAATTACGGCCCTTTGCTTATTTTGGCAGGGGCGGGTTCAGGAAAAACGACAGTTCTTGTTTCAAGAACGGGACGCTTGGTTTCAGAGCGTGTGGCGCAAGCACAAGAAATTTGCGTGTTAACGTTCACGAACAAGGCGGCGCGCGAACTTAAGCACCGGGTTGGAGTGAAGCTGGGCAATACGGGGAAAAATCTCTGGGCAGGGACTTTTCACTCGTTTGGCCTGCAGATCCTGCGCCGATTCCATAAACACGCGGCTCTTTCACCTTACTTCGGTATCGTCGATCAAAGTGATTGCAATGCGATTCTTAAAGACCTGATGAAGGATATTAAGAATTCGGGCAAAGATAAGTTCGACGTCGATAAAATTCTGACAATGATCAACGACAAGCGCACGGGGTTGGCTCCGCAGACGGAAGCTTTCGACGAATACCACGAGATGGTCGAAGTCCTAACGCCGAAGTTTGCCAAGCGCTTAGAGCACTTAGGTGTGGTGGACTTTGAAGGTCTTCTGATTAAGCCCTTACAGCTCTTCAGAGAACATCCAGATATTCTTGAAAAAGTTCAAGGCATGTTCAGTCAGGTGATGGTGGATGAGTTTCAAGACACCAATCGCCTGCAAATGGATTTGATTCATCAAATCGTTAAGTCTCATAACAATCTGACAGTGGTCGGCGATGACGATCAGTCGATTTACGGTTGGCGTGGGGCGGAAGTAAAAAATATTTTGAACTTTCCGCAGGAATTTAAAAACTGTGAAGTGATTAAACTTGAGCGCAATTATCGTTCGTCAGCTGAAATTTTAGCTGTCGCCAACGCGGCGATTTCTAAAAATAAGAACCGTCACGGTAAAATTTTAAGAGCAGAAATAGCGCAAAGCACGGGTGTGCTGCCTGAAATGTTTTTGTTGGAACGCGAAGAAGATGAATGTGAGTTCGTCGTCAGCGAAATTCAGCACTTTATGCGCCAAGGTCACTCGTACAAAGACTTTGCGGTGCTTTATCGTTCGAACACGCAAGGTGGCTTGATTGAGTCGTCTTTGCGTCGTGCGAATGTGCCGTATCATATCTCGGGTGGAACTTCGATCTTTGATCGTCGTGAAATCAAAGATTTGATGGCTTATTTAAAGCAGTCTTTAGCGCCTAATGAGGTTTCTTTACGTCGTATTATCAATGTTCCGTCTCGCGGTATTGGTGACACGACGATTGAAAAGCTCAGTGAGTTTGCGCTTAAAAAACGCATTAACTTCGTGGATGCCTGTCGTTTCTGGCGTGAAGCCGAAGTGCAGGAAAAAGCGGGTCTTGCGATTGATGATTTGATGAAGTTCATCGAGGATCTTCCAAAGAACATTCTGGATTTCAATGTCGGATCGTCTCCGGGTGCAAAGATGGTGCAAATCTTTGCAGATATTGGTTATCGCGAATACGTTTATGGAACGGCCGCGGACCCGACGAGTGCCGAGAAAAAATGGATGGTCGTTGAAATTCTGGGCCGCATTTTGGATGCGTACCTAGGGCGTCGTTCTTATGACGTAGAAAGTATTAAATCTTTCATCGATTCGATGCTTTTACGCGACGATATGTCAGGTGAAGAGGAAGAGCCGAACAAAGTGCAATTGATGACTCTTCATGCCTCTAAAGGTTTGGAATTTCCGATCGTGATTTTAGCGGGGATTGAAGAAGATTTATTGCCGCATAAAAATTTAGGTTCGGATATCGATGAGGAGCGCCGTTTGTTCTATGTGGGTGTCACTCGTGCTAAAAAGCGCCTGGTTATGTCACGGTGTCAGCAAAGAAAAAAGAACGGTGTGGTTCGTCCCTCAGCGCCGTCAAGATTCCTTCTGGAAATCCCGAAAGAGCTTTATACCGAGTTTCCTTTAGGAGCGCGCCCCGTTTCCGGGCAAGAGCGGGAAGATTTAGTATCGAGCTTCTTGGCGAAGTTGGACAGTAAACTGACCCCTCCGCCGAAGAAATAA
- a CDS encoding RluA family pseudouridine synthase: protein MKPVNKLPVIEKSKHWLIINKPTGISVHNEAGDVRSVLKKQLHPGTFHDIYPVHRLDKETSGLLVVATEQETAAALSEQFQTHKAEKMYYAVLRGSMDVSDEWQEWSFPISDKAEGRKNPQGLLKDRVEAKTLFKVLKSNKYFSLVELRLLTGRQHQIRKHAALAKHAIVGDTRYGDDAYNKKMAGIYKTDRMFLHAFRLSLPIGGRIQTFETPLPPDFQKMF from the coding sequence ATGAAACCCGTGAACAAACTGCCTGTTATTGAAAAATCAAAACACTGGCTGATTATCAATAAACCCACTGGCATTTCCGTGCACAATGAAGCTGGCGACGTTCGCAGCGTTCTAAAAAAACAACTTCATCCGGGGACTTTCCACGACATCTATCCTGTACACCGTTTGGATAAAGAAACCAGCGGTCTTTTGGTTGTCGCGACAGAGCAAGAGACAGCAGCCGCCCTTTCTGAACAGTTTCAAACTCACAAAGCAGAAAAAATGTACTACGCGGTTCTTCGCGGCAGCATGGACGTTTCTGACGAGTGGCAAGAGTGGAGCTTTCCGATTTCTGACAAAGCGGAGGGACGTAAAAATCCTCAAGGTCTATTGAAAGACCGCGTAGAAGCTAAAACTCTTTTCAAAGTGCTTAAATCCAATAAGTATTTTTCGCTGGTGGAATTGCGTCTTTTAACAGGCCGTCAACATCAGATCCGCAAACACGCGGCTTTGGCAAAACACGCTATCGTTGGCGACACTCGGTATGGCGACGACGCTTACAATAAGAAAATGGCGGGCATCTATAAAACAGATCGCATGTTCCTTCATGCATTCCGTTTGAGCCTGCCAATCGGTGGCCGCATCCAAACTTTTGAAACGCCATTGCCACCTGATTTCCAAAAAATGTTCTAA
- a CDS encoding ParA family protein → MSALAQQEFCITLSDLASFMEIAPSEVKQKAEKHLHKKIKSPWLMPEEVRTLLLAEGFKYPQKVISVQMLKGGVAKTTSVLNMGLRAAMYGARVLFVDLDQQANLSFALGVEDESLPVWVDIAEKRKSIEECVRFVEPHVDLIPSSLNNSVLERVLMNSNRNWAQMVKAPLEKIKHRYDLILIDTAPALSAVNTAVTVASDEVILPVNPDKFAFLGLQKNLSELDDIKQDFDLEFTKKILFTKFDGRENTSHELLQKCIESFEDCLMKGYIRTSSEVKNTVRSGKGLFAGKSPAKADYDFVTREMLGFV, encoded by the coding sequence ATGTCAGCATTGGCGCAACAGGAGTTTTGCATCACACTCAGTGATTTGGCCTCTTTCATGGAAATAGCCCCTTCCGAAGTAAAGCAGAAGGCGGAAAAACATCTGCATAAAAAAATCAAGTCGCCTTGGCTTATGCCCGAAGAGGTTCGTACACTCTTGCTGGCTGAAGGTTTTAAGTACCCGCAAAAAGTCATCTCCGTGCAAATGTTAAAAGGCGGGGTGGCGAAGACCACTTCTGTTTTGAACATGGGTTTGCGAGCAGCGATGTATGGCGCGCGCGTTTTATTCGTTGATTTAGATCAGCAAGCCAATCTGAGTTTTGCCCTAGGCGTAGAAGACGAAAGCCTTCCGGTTTGGGTGGATATCGCTGAAAAGCGCAAAAGCATTGAAGAGTGCGTTCGCTTTGTTGAGCCTCACGTGGATTTGATTCCTTCTTCTTTGAACAATTCGGTTTTAGAAAGAGTTCTGATGAACTCCAACCGCAATTGGGCGCAAATGGTGAAAGCTCCTTTAGAAAAAATCAAACACCGCTACGACCTGATCTTAATCGACACGGCCCCGGCTTTAAGTGCGGTGAATACAGCTGTGACGGTGGCTTCCGATGAGGTCATTTTACCGGTGAATCCTGATAAGTTCGCGTTCTTAGGCTTGCAGAAGAACTTGAGCGAATTAGACGATATCAAACAGGACTTCGACTTGGAATTTACGAAAAAAATCCTGTTCACAAAGTTTGATGGTCGTGAAAACACCAGTCATGAACTTTTACAGAAATGCATCGAATCTTTTGAGGATTGCCTGATGAAGGGGTATATTAGAACTTCATCCGAGGTGAAAAACACCGTGCGTTCCGGCAAGGGATTGTTTGCTGGAAAGTCCCCAGCCAAAGCGGATTATGATTTTGTCACTCGAGAAATGTTAGGATTTGTCTAA